Part of the Ignavibacterium album JCM 16511 genome, ACTTATTTCAGATTCTTTACCGATTATAGTTTTGCAATCAGATTCTCAGCTGGATATTCAACCGGCGCTAATGCTCAAAGATTTTTTATGGGAGGAACTGAAAACTGGATTAACCGAAGCTTTGCAACAACAGAAATTCCAATTAACTCTACTACAGATTTTGCTTTCCTCACGGTTGTATTACCAATGCGCGGTTTTGATTATTCCGAAAGAATTGGAACCAAGTACGCATTGATGAACTATGAATTCCGATATCCGCTAATTGGTTATTTAATTCCGCGTGGCATTCCGTTATTCTTTGCTAACATTCTTGGGACAGCATTTCTTGATATTGGCACTGCCTGGAATGATAACAAACAACTTCAACTGTTTGATAAAAATCAATTTGGTCAAACGAGAACAAAGGATTTACTCATTGGAACTGGTGTTGGTTCACGAGTTTACTTTTTAGGATTCTTACTTAAGTTTGATGTTGCCTGGGCATATTTTGTAGAAAAATGGTCAGGACCAAAATTTTATTTTTCGATAGGTTTGGATTACTAAAAAGTTAATCTGAACTATGTGAAACTTTTTGATAATAGAAAATTAATTTCAAAACTTAATCAAGCATTCAAACAAAAAGAGACAACCTAATATGTTGTCTCTTTTAATTTTATCAATCAGAATATCTCTTCAAGCAGCAGCTTCTTTTACAGTGCTTTCACTCTTTGTATTGTTCTTCTTTGAATTTCCGGAAGAAGAATTTGATGAATTATTTTTATAATCAGTTTGATAAAATCCGGTGCCTTTAAATATTGGACCTGCCCCAGGTCCGATTAATCTTTTCAACTGACCACCGCATTTAGGACAGGTAGTAAGTGGTTCATCTTTCATTGATTGAAAAAATTCAAAAGTATAATTGCACGAGGAACATTTATAATCGTATGTAGGCATAAACTCAATCTCCTTAAAATTTTGTGGGCAAACTTAATCAGAATTATTAAAAAATTCTATAATTTTGATGCAGTTAATAATATTCAGGTTTCAGTAAATGAAGAATTTTCTTTCTGTAGTCGTATTGGCATTTTTATTAACAGGTTGCATCAACTATGAACAAAGGGTTCTCATTTATCCCGATGGTTCCGGAAATATGGAAATTCATTATTGGATGCACATACCGGATTCAACTGCGACAAAATCGGTTTCAAATCTCGGAATATTTATTCCGGATTCAATCCGAAATGAATTCAGTTCACCATTTGTTAAAATATTGGATATAACATCCTATACTGATTCAACTGATTCCACAATCCATTCAGTCATAAAAATTGAGTTTAGCAGCATTGACTCATTAAACACTATTAAAGCATTTGCTCAATCAGAATTTTCATTAAAAGATGGCGCTTCAAATCAAAAAATATTTAGTCAGTTTATTCCACCTGTTTCAACAGGGTTCGGAATTGATGGGTCAAAGTTTTATGTAAAATATGTTTATGAAATCCGTGGCGATATTATAACTCATAATGCAACAGTACAGCAAAAAAATATCCTTACCTGGCAATATAATTTGAGTGAGATTGGTCGTGGTAAAACCATTTCCGTCACTTTTAAGCCATATAAGTTAAAAGAAACACCCAAATGGATCTATTATTTAGCGGGTTTAGTATTGCTTATAGTAACATTTTACCTTTTTCGGAAGAAAAAAGATTAGGTATTTGTAATTAACAAGGACTAAATTTTATTGACAGAGCAGGGTGCTTTGGTTATATTTCGCCTCTGCTTTTTAAAAAGCTGAGAAGGATTTTATGATTTCAACTGAATTTATGATTTTTTCGGGCAGCTCTAACCTTCCGTTAGCCCAAAAAATTGCTGAAAAGATTGGTATTGATTTAGGCCAGATTGAATTGAAAAGATTCAGTGATGGTGAGATTTGGGTAAAATATGGTGAGAATATTCGTGGAAGAGATATTTTCATCATTCAGTCAACAAATCCTCCGGCTGAAAATATAATGGAATTGCTGATTATGCTTGACGCTGCACGAAGAGCATCGGCAAAAAGAGTTACTGCAGTAATTCCTTATTTTGGTTACTCGAGACAGGACAGAAAAGATCAGCCAAGAGTTGCAATAACTGCAAAACTTATGGCTAATCTTATAACTGAAGCTGGTGCTGATCGCGTAATTGCAATGGATTTACACGCATCACAGATTCAGGGTTTTTTTGATATACCTTTTGACCATCTTTACGGATCATCAGTGTTCTTAAATCATTTGAGCGGTCTTTCAGATAATCTGTCAATAGTATCGCCGGATGTCGGTGGAATTAAAATTGCACGTGCTTATGCTAAGATGCTTAATTCAAGTCTGATTGTAATTGATAAAAGAAGACCAAAGCAAAATGTAGCTGAGGTGATGAATATTATAGGTGAAGTTCAAGGCAGAGATATTTTGATTGTTGATGATTTAATTGATACTGCCGGAACATTCGTCGGTGCAGTAAATGCTTTGAAAGCAAAAGGAGCAAATAGAATCTATGGTGCGATTACTCATCCTCTTTTGTCAGGTAAAGCATTTGAAAGACTAAGAGATTGTGAAGCATTAGAAAGACTGTATGTAACTGATTCGATAAATATTGATTCGACACAGTGCGAAAAGGTTTCGGTTGTATCAGCGGCAAGTTTATTTGCAGAAGCAATAATCAGGACTCATAACAATGAATCAATTAGTTCATTATTTAACATAGATAAAGGATAATTTGAATCTGGAGTAAATATGGATAAAGTAACTTTAGAAGCAAAGAAAAGACAAACACCTACTAAATCAGCTTTAAATCAGTTGAGAAAAAGTGGTAAAGTTCCAGGTGTTTTCTATTCTAAACATCACGAACCGATTACTATAGAAGTACCTGAATCGGCTATAAAGCCATTGGTATTCACATCCAAAACGAGTTGGATTTCTCTTAGTTTAGATAGTGGTGAAAAATATGACTGCGTAATTAAAGATGTTCAGTTTGATCCTGTTACGGATAAAATTGTTCACTTTGATTTAATTGGTTTGCAGGTTGGAGAAAAAATTCAATTCGAGGTTCCGGTATTATTAAAAGGAACTGCTATTGGAGTAAAAGAAGGTGGAGTTGTTCAGCATTTTGCCCACAAGCTGGAAGTAGAGTGCTTGCCAACAGACATTCCTGAACATATTGAAGTTGATATAACAAATCTTAAAATCGGTGATTCAATTCATGTTTCTGATTTAAGTGTTCCGGGAATTTCATTCATTACAAGCGCCGATGCTTTGGTTGTATCTGTCACTCATCCTCGTGCAGAAAAAGAAGAAGTTCCTGCAGCTGAGGGTGAAGCTCCTGCAGAGCCAGAAGTAATTGGCAAAGGTAAACCTAAAGAAGAGGAAGAAGAATAATTTATTGTGCGTGCCATTGTTGGAATTGGAAATCCTGGTAAAAAGTATCAATTCAACAGGCACAATGTGGGCTTCCTTGCATTAGATCATTTTGCGGAAAAATATAAACTAAGATTCGTACCATCGAAGTATGATTATTATTTTTCTGAAGGGGAAGTTGAAGGAAATCCCTTCATACTTGCAAAGCCAACAACTTATGTTAATAATTCCGGAATAGCTGTTAAAGAACTGATTAGTTCTTACAACATTCCGGTTCAGGATGTTCTTATTGTTGTTGATGATATAAATCTTAATGAGTTCGATTTCAGACTAAAAAAATCCGGTAGCGATGGCGGGCATAACGGTTTAGCATCAATAATATATTCACTTAATACTGATGCTTTTCCCCGTTTAAGAATAGGTATAGGAAGTGACTTTGAAAAAGGAAATTTAGCTGAGTATGTGCTATCTGATTTTGATGAGATAGAATTGAAAAAACTTTTTGAAACATTTGAATTTACCTCTGCAATAATCAGAGCATTTATTGCCGGAGGTTATAATTCCTGCTTATCCGAGTATAGTAAAATAAAAAATCAATTAAAAAATAATCTTAAAGATTTAAACGGAAGTTAGGAGATAATCATGAATCTCATAATTCACCTTGTTCCATTATTAGGAGTTCTCGCTTTAATTTATACTTTTTGGAGATCTGCCTGGATAACTAAAAAAGATCCTGGAACAGAAAAGATGCAGCGTATTTCAAAATACATTGCAGATGGTGCAATGGCTTTTCTTAAAGCCGAGTATAGAGTTTTAATATTCTTTGTAATTGTTGTTGCTGCTCTTCTTGCATATAGCGGTTCAACTGCTGCAAATTCGTCTCCGTTAGTTGGAGTTTCTTTTGTAGTTGGAGCTTTCTGTTCAGCATTAGCTGGATTTATAGGAATGCGGGTTGCGACTAAAGCAAATGTCAGAACTACAAACGCTGCAAGGACTAG contains:
- a CDS encoding FmdB family zinc ribbon protein, producing MPTYDYKCSSCNYTFEFFQSMKDEPLTTCPKCGGQLKRLIGPGAGPIFKGTGFYQTDYKNNSSNSSSGNSKKNNTKSESTVKEAAA
- a CDS encoding ribose-phosphate diphosphokinase, with protein sequence MISTEFMIFSGSSNLPLAQKIAEKIGIDLGQIELKRFSDGEIWVKYGENIRGRDIFIIQSTNPPAENIMELLIMLDAARRASAKRVTAVIPYFGYSRQDRKDQPRVAITAKLMANLITEAGADRVIAMDLHASQIQGFFDIPFDHLYGSSVFLNHLSGLSDNLSIVSPDVGGIKIARAYAKMLNSSLIVIDKRRPKQNVAEVMNIIGEVQGRDILIVDDLIDTAGTFVGAVNALKAKGANRIYGAITHPLLSGKAFERLRDCEALERLYVTDSINIDSTQCEKVSVVSAASLFAEAIIRTHNNESISSLFNIDKG
- a CDS encoding 50S ribosomal protein L25 — its product is MDKVTLEAKKRQTPTKSALNQLRKSGKVPGVFYSKHHEPITIEVPESAIKPLVFTSKTSWISLSLDSGEKYDCVIKDVQFDPVTDKIVHFDLIGLQVGEKIQFEVPVLLKGTAIGVKEGGVVQHFAHKLEVECLPTDIPEHIEVDITNLKIGDSIHVSDLSVPGISFITSADALVVSVTHPRAEKEEVPAAEGEAPAEPEVIGKGKPKEEEEE
- the pth gene encoding aminoacyl-tRNA hydrolase, yielding MRAIVGIGNPGKKYQFNRHNVGFLALDHFAEKYKLRFVPSKYDYYFSEGEVEGNPFILAKPTTYVNNSGIAVKELISSYNIPVQDVLIVVDDINLNEFDFRLKKSGSDGGHNGLASIIYSLNTDAFPRLRIGIGSDFEKGNLAEYVLSDFDEIELKKLFETFEFTSAIIRAFIAGGYNSCLSEYSKIKNQLKNNLKDLNGS